One Desulfomicrobium apsheronum genomic region harbors:
- a CDS encoding pseudouridine synthase encodes MVIGVPDFEVIAQEPGFFVVHKDPGLDFHDCDGRPGLCTLVRDRLGRRVFPVHRLDKATSGLLLLAESREWAGVLAGLFRERAVSKYYVALSDMAPHKKQGLIQGDMVRSRRGSWMLARTMERPARTRFLSWSVRPGLRLFVLKPMTGRTHQLRVAMKSLGAPVLGDVLYHPIVPEWPDRMYLHAHTLRFSLDGKDFAYACPPKSGAVFLEGATRSALEALGPLDALAWPKGAGNSSKK; translated from the coding sequence ATGGTGATCGGCGTGCCGGATTTTGAAGTGATCGCGCAGGAGCCCGGATTTTTTGTCGTGCACAAGGATCCGGGGCTTGATTTTCATGATTGCGACGGCCGTCCCGGGCTGTGCACCCTGGTCCGGGATCGGTTGGGCCGGAGGGTTTTTCCGGTGCACCGCCTGGACAAGGCCACCTCCGGGTTACTGCTGCTGGCCGAAAGCCGGGAGTGGGCCGGGGTCCTGGCCGGGCTGTTTCGGGAACGCGCCGTCAGTAAATACTACGTCGCCCTGTCGGACATGGCCCCGCACAAAAAGCAGGGGCTCATCCAGGGCGACATGGTCCGCTCGCGCCGGGGCAGCTGGATGCTGGCCCGGACCATGGAGCGTCCGGCAAGGACGCGGTTTTTGAGTTGGTCCGTGCGGCCGGGCCTGCGCCTCTTCGTCCTGAAACCCATGACCGGGCGCACGCATCAGCTACGCGTGGCCATGAAGAGCCTGGGCGCGCCTGTTCTGGGCGATGTCCTCTACCACCCCATTGTCCCGGAGTGGCCGGATCGCATGTATCTGCACGCTCACACCCTGCGTTTTTCCCTGGACGGAAAGGATTTTGCCTACGCCTGCCCGCCCAAAAGCGGAGCCGTCTTTCTGGAGGGTGCGACCAGGAGCGCCCTTGAGGCCCTGGGGCCGCTGGACGCCCTTGCGTGGCCAAAGGGCGCCGGAAATTCTTCGAAGAAGTAG
- a CDS encoding tetratricopeptide repeat protein, producing the protein MTDLVFVATSQDSLFQETRDHLAKLGYSNCARFSSGKSAVEFIKFNPARIIIVDTEVEDLTIAEFVSALREVRQAEYLHILVISAERAEEFVLGVISAGCSGLVLRPYNLSALEKHMAQSRKMVQTQDSDRETVEQAETLIVQGRYEDAIGDLTPVVNQEDEQASRLFFRGCQFLVDKKWSDALQAFNQSLARNQTFIKAYEGLAQAYLGKNDTDRYRHYLQKAAEEYAKLNNFAKVKKIFVEIVKYDINAPNPYNTLGIRLRQEKQYKEAIQAYFQAVQLSPKDENIHYNMAKAYFCDAQPANALECIKLALGLSPEHLEALKMYRLLTGVSWEDNSNAPFQPPKGV; encoded by the coding sequence ATGACGGATCTCGTTTTCGTGGCCACAAGCCAAGACTCCCTTTTCCAGGAAACCAGGGATCACCTTGCCAAGCTCGGATACAGCAACTGCGCACGGTTTTCCTCGGGCAAGTCGGCGGTGGAGTTCATCAAATTCAATCCGGCCCGGATCATCATCGTCGACACGGAAGTCGAGGACCTGACCATCGCCGAATTCGTCAGCGCCCTGCGAGAAGTCCGGCAGGCGGAATACCTCCACATACTGGTCATTTCGGCGGAGCGGGCCGAGGAGTTCGTGCTTGGCGTCATCTCGGCCGGATGTTCGGGACTGGTTCTGCGCCCCTACAACCTGTCGGCCCTGGAAAAGCATATGGCCCAGTCCAGAAAGATGGTGCAGACCCAGGACAGTGATCGTGAAACCGTGGAGCAGGCCGAGACGCTCATCGTCCAGGGCAGATACGAGGACGCCATCGGCGACCTGACCCCCGTCGTCAACCAGGAGGACGAACAGGCCAGCCGCCTCTTCTTCCGGGGCTGCCAGTTTCTGGTGGACAAGAAGTGGTCCGACGCCCTCCAGGCCTTCAACCAGTCCCTGGCCCGCAACCAGACCTTCATCAAGGCTTACGAAGGACTGGCCCAAGCCTATCTGGGCAAGAACGACACCGACCGCTATCGCCATTATCTGCAAAAAGCTGCCGAAGAGTATGCAAAGCTCAACAACTTTGCCAAGGTCAAAAAAATATTCGTCGAAATCGTCAAATACGACATCAACGCGCCCAATCCGTACAATACACTTGGCATCAGGCTGCGTCAGGAAAAACAGTACAAGGAAGCCATTCAGGCTTATTTCCAGGCCGTCCAGCTCAGCCCCAAGGATGAGAACATTCACTACAACATGGCCAAAGCCTATTTTTGCGATGCCCAACCGGCAAACGCACTGGAATGCATCAAACTCGCTTTGGGGCTGTCTCCGGAACATCTCGAAGCGCTCAAGATGTACCGCCTGCTGACCGGCGTATCCTGGGAAGACAATTCAAACGCCCCCTTTCAGCCGCCCAAGGGGGTGTGA